One stretch of Candidatus Brocadiaceae bacterium DNA includes these proteins:
- a CDS encoding alkaline phosphatase family protein, translating into MSSIRPPSLGPIVGHTTSNSCRLWIRAADPGDNDANLDENRRTIGVITVLKDNDEPDPGDTKRTYYFRLHREYDRTGTFNLGKEKGLNRDGDMFALTPDTTYKVRMGTLALDDAFDNDQIVCDEELTRRLPDPCVWAEELCKLPKENSEAEFRTFPEGMLNDLSFILGSCRYPGLFWKKKHADRIFGPILNHIKNNPYGNDPRFVLMIGDQIYADMFHRTVPIGITDTNQEFQDRYHEAFGSRNMRQLLRNIPAYMILDDHEIEDNWHQDRIIDRKKRVLFQLAIGAYMSYQWSHGPRNFDGRLFYHFECGGFPFFVLDERTQRYKDDEPCLDDNHLLGRPSIDPENEPTQLDHLCNWLTVQQNTYNERPKFIVSPTVFVPNPVVTIKSDKQKNNSDAWPAFPKTRKSLLNHIINKNIQNVVFLSGDIHCSNVAEIEFSGSAAASKLKAFSITSSAFYWPFWFADGEPSDYVHDSKDKRQLDTFVINESEGTIMDYKARNFIQKDNFCQVNVDWQNKKILVRAIGQKGELMCESTLDLNTPNA; encoded by the coding sequence ATGAGCAGCATAAGACCTCCCAGTTTGGGCCCAATTGTCGGACATACGACATCAAACTCATGCAGGCTCTGGATTCGGGCAGCAGACCCTGGTGATAATGACGCAAACCTGGATGAAAACCGGCGGACAATAGGAGTTATCACCGTATTAAAAGACAATGATGAGCCCGACCCGGGTGACACAAAGAGAACATATTATTTTCGCCTCCATCGGGAATATGATAGAACAGGCACCTTCAACCTTGGCAAAGAAAAAGGATTAAACAGAGATGGTGATATGTTTGCCCTTACTCCGGATACCACTTATAAGGTCCGCATGGGAACGTTAGCCCTGGATGATGCGTTTGATAATGATCAAATCGTTTGCGACGAAGAACTTACCAGACGTCTTCCTGACCCATGTGTCTGGGCAGAGGAACTCTGTAAGTTGCCAAAGGAAAATTCAGAGGCCGAATTCAGAACATTTCCTGAAGGAATGCTAAATGATCTTAGTTTTATTCTCGGTTCTTGTCGTTATCCAGGACTCTTTTGGAAAAAAAAGCACGCTGATAGGATTTTTGGTCCAATCCTGAACCATATAAAAAACAATCCCTATGGAAATGATCCGAGATTTGTGCTTATGATAGGCGATCAAATTTATGCGGACATGTTTCACCGTACCGTACCTATTGGAATAACAGACACTAATCAAGAGTTTCAGGACCGTTACCACGAGGCATTTGGTTCAAGGAATATGCGTCAATTATTGAGAAATATTCCTGCCTACATGATTTTGGATGATCATGAAATAGAGGATAATTGGCATCAAGATCGGATTATTGATCGCAAAAAACGTGTTCTATTCCAACTGGCAATTGGGGCGTATATGAGTTATCAGTGGAGTCATGGACCACGGAATTTTGACGGAAGACTTTTTTACCATTTTGAATGTGGTGGATTCCCCTTCTTTGTGCTTGATGAACGCACTCAGCGCTATAAGGATGATGAGCCTTGTCTTGATGATAATCACCTCCTGGGCCGTCCCTCAATTGACCCTGAAAATGAACCCACGCAACTTGACCATCTTTGCAACTGGCTTACCGTGCAACAAAATACGTACAATGAACGCCCGAAATTTATTGTTTCACCCACCGTATTTGTGCCCAATCCCGTAGTTACAATAAAGAGTGATAAGCAAAAGAATAATAGTGACGCATGGCCTGCATTTCCGAAAACCAGAAAATCCCTGCTCAATCACATTATTAATAAAAACATACAGAACGTTGTATTTCTTTCCGGTGATATTCATTGTTCTAATGTTGCGGAAATAGAATTCAGTGGCAGCGCTGCAGCCAGTAAGTTAAAGGCATTTTCCATTACCTCTTCTGCTTTCTATTGGCCTTTTTGGTTTGCGGATGGAGAACCCTCTGATTACGTTCATGATTCTAAAGACAAACGCCAACTGGATACTTTTGTTATTAATGAATCTGAAGGAACCATAATGGATTACAAAGCCAGAAACTTCATCCAAAAAGATAATTTCTGTCAGGTAAATGTAGACTGGCAAAACAAAAAGATACTAGTACGTGCAATTGGTCAAAAAGGAGAACTGATGTGTGAATCGACACTGGATTTGAATACTCCAAATGCTTAA